The following are from one region of the Numenius arquata chromosome 23, bNumArq3.hap1.1, whole genome shotgun sequence genome:
- the LOC141474793 gene encoding feather keratin Cos2-3-like: MSCYNQCLPCRPCGPTPLANSCNEPCVRQCQNSTVVIEPPAVVVTLPGPILSSFPQNTVVGSSTSAAVGSILSCDGVPITSGCCDLSGISSRYYGRRSLPC; this comes from the coding sequence atgtcctgctacaaccagtgcctgccctgccggccctgtggcccgaccccactggccaacagctgcaatgagccctgtgtcaggcagtgccagaactccaccgtcgtcattgagcctcctgctgtggtggtgaccctgcccggccccatcctcagctccttcccacagaacaccgtggtgggatcctccacctccgctgctgttggcagcatcctcagctgtgatggagtgcccatcacctctgggtgctgtgacctctctggcatttccagccgctactatggcagaaggtccctcccCTGTTAA